One genomic region from Cydia pomonella isolate Wapato2018A chromosome 4, ilCydPomo1, whole genome shotgun sequence encodes:
- the LOC133517027 gene encoding RB1-inducible coiled-coil protein 1-like isoform X5 — MKKITGSNTFYNEVILHHQHGTFTRLMPASFEYTPGPKLVPRPTAASIARAALNATNRMPPQPQRPASIKTPSSPNSKRKTNIQRNIHEIYTKADNQVDTKIHDLEPIVDTKTDVNNFEESIEETLYRKEPLVISENLQEEPHLDIVLPSDCGESLVDSIDTASTLSISQPRTPIASRPQTPKSPGMTQAGGTRPNTPHSVQDSIQSTTPASRPTTPRKAQPMSQSIPLPNVSLTSSYLRNDTSEVDDHDLMSAYSAKQKQFQQMKKELDVKQQAVLEAFDSLRNLRERLPRESGMGSGEGAVQELLVFNVADWPAEELEQLYRGAAAADTDGAMQLIESVPIDESNFNEVEAKVMKMPEQFAELCLQAFAARQELIDWVKDLLLHSDNPQDCGEGETMQRIAHYNSQGLQLCDALRQLKEQADCAVDTVAYFSKRMWRDQNALISVGKVLVRDVACLKQNLETQANVVDQMQSQLHSLQNGTSNVQEIRQELEEERAAKNSLKEKLATSENQHRQSRNRITKMDRQLREAEASISTLTGTVKVLEDQSRQREIQLEARARKMRESLKTGEVASGHLAQKRDALQAEVTELRDQIEKVSAKYDSTIKDLENQLKETKSALEEQTLLNHNKDLEIATARNAALAESKATVEQLLTKIRELENKIAHNVEQKQPSSREMELVAELQATKETLRVVEEEVIVFKQEKVRFLETLAKIAETDDKVGMQQKLAAELLSKEEIIGKLQVQMRELTKNDKLLTQKVVQYEQYVKVLQAHRTGVTNLEESNEDFQKEILDLRMKLLEEIHRNEELKEALAKKDHQLEQQDKTSRAQARVIKVNKQISAKAVEIQELFATLESKQQQIHRLEKIVLMLEEQQRRSQAQRTRHEEKIAALEHELAEGCRRERKFLFF, encoded by the exons ATGAAAAAAATCACGGGTTCTAATACGTTTTACAACGAAGTGATACTGCACCATCAACACGGCACGTTCACGAGACTGATGCCAGCATCATTTGAAT ATACGCCTGGGCCCAAATTGGTGCCGAGACCGACAGCCGCGTCAATCGCGCGCGCTGCGCTTAACGCCACCAACCGGATGCCTCCTCAGCCGCAGCGCCCAGCGTCCATTAAAACTCCCAGTTCGCCAAATTCAAAG AGAAAGACCAATATTCAACGAAATATACATGAGATCTATACAAAGGCAGATAACCAAGTGGATACAAAAATCCATGATTTAGAACCGATCGTTgataccaaaactgatgtaaaTAATTTTGAG GAGAGCATTGAGGAGACTCTATATCGGAAAGAACCGCTAGTAATATCAGAGAACCTGCAGGAAGAGCCTCATCTTGATATTGTATTGCCCTCGGACTGCGGCGAGTCGCTAGTTG ATTCTATAGATACAGCAAGCACGCTGTCCATAAGCCAACCACGAACTCCAATTGCGAGCCGTCCGCAAACTCCCAAGAGTCCAGGAATGACGCAAGCCGGAGGCACTAGGCCAAATACCCCTCATAGTGTACAGGACTCTATTCAGTCCACTACTCCCGCCAGTCGGCCGACCACGCCTCGAAAAGCTCAACCTATGTCTCAATCAATACCACTGCCCAATGTGTCACTGACCTCATCCTACCTACGTAATGATACCTCAGAGGTTGATGATCATGATCTCATGTCGGCTTACTCGGCGAAGCAAAAACAATTCCAACAAATGAAAAAGGAGTTGGATGTGAAACAA CAAGCGGTTCTAGAAGCGTTCGACAGCTTGCGCAACCTGCGTGAACGTTTACCGCGCGAGAGCGGAATGGGCAGCGGCGAGGGTGCAGTGCAAGAGTTGCTGGTGTTCAACGTCGCTGACTGGCCGGCGGAGGAGCTGGAGCAGCTGTACCGTGGCGCCGCTGCCGCAGATACCGATGGAGCGATGCAGCTTATTGAATCTGTCCCCATTG ATGAATCCAACTTTAATGAAGTAGAAGCTAAAGTGATGAAGATGCCAGAACAATTTGCTGAATTATGTCTCCAGGCGTTCGCGGCGCGACAAGAGCTCATAGATTGGGTCAAGGATCTTCTCCTGCATTCTGATAAC CCACAGGACTGCGGCGAAGGGGAGACGATGCAGAGAATTGCTCATTACAACTCGCAGGGGCTCCAGCTTTGCGACGCTTTGCGGCAACTTAAAGAACAAGCAGACTGTGCAGTGGATACAGTAGCATATTTTTCCAA ACGAATGTGGAGAGATCAAAATGCATTAATTAGTGTTGGAAAAGTCCTAGTCCGGGACGTGGCGTGTCTCAAGCAGAACCTCGAAACGCAAGCGAATGTCGTCGACCAAATGCAGTCGCAGTTACATAGTTTACAAAATGGAACTAGTAATGTACAG gaaatacGCCAAGAATTGGAGGAAGAAAGAGCAGCAAAAAATTCGCTTAAAGAAAAACTTGCTACGTCTGAGAATCAACATCGGCAGTCTCGCAATCGGATTACCAAAATGGACCGTCAACTTCGAGAAGCTGAAGCAAGCATATCCACTTTAACTGGCACTGTAAAAGTGCTTGAAGATCag TCCCGACAAAGAGAGATACAACTGGAAGCACGGGCCAGAAAAATGAGGGAATCACTAAAAACTGGTGAAGTGGCGAGTGGTCATTTAGCACAGAAACGTGATGCACTACAAGCTGA AGTAACAGAATTGAGAGACCAGATTGAAAAAGTATCGGCTAAATATGACTCTACTATTAAAGATTTAGAAAATCAGTTAAAAGAAACTAAGTCAGCTTTGGAGGAACAGACTTTGTTAAATCATAACAAGGACTTGGAAATAGCAACTGCGAGGAATGCAGCTTTAGCAGAGAGCAAGGCCACAGTTGAGCAACTGCTTACCAAAATAAGGGAACTTGAGAATAAGATCG CACACAACGTTGAACAAAAACAACCATCTTCACGAGAAATGGAATTGGTAGCAGAACTGCAAGCAACAAAAGAAACACTGCGAGTGGTAGAAGAAGAAGTAATAGTGTTCAAACAGGAGAAAGTTCGATTCTTGGAAACGCTTGCAAAAATTGCT GAGACAGACGACAAAGTAGGGATGCAGCAAAAATTGGCGGCGGAACTTCTCAGCAAAGAGGAAATAATAGGCAAGCTGCAGGTTCAAATGAGAGAATTAACCAAGAATGATAAATTACT TACTCAGAAAGTTGTTCAATATGAGCAATATGTTAAGGTTTTGCAAGCACATCGAACTGGAGTCACGAATTTGGAAGAAAGTAACGAAGATTTTCAAAAAGAG ATCCTAGATTTACGAATGAAGCTTTTAGAAGAAATTCACCGGAATGAGGAGCTGAAGGAAGCGCTAGCAAAGAAGGATCACCAGCTGGAGCAGCAAGACAAGACGTCACGAGCCCAGGCAAGAGTCATCAAG
- the LOC133517027 gene encoding RB1-inducible coiled-coil protein 1-like isoform X3 has protein sequence MKKITGSNTFYNEVILHHQHGTFTRLMPASFEYTPGPKLVPRPTAASIARAALNATNRMPPQPQRPASIKTPSSPNSKRKTNIQRNIHEIYTKADNQVDTKIHDLEPIVDTKTDVNNFEESIEETLYRKEPLVISENLQEEPHLDIVLPSDCGESLVDSIDTASTLSISQPRTPIASRPQTPKSPGMTQAGGTRPNTPHSVQDSIQSTTPASRPTTPRKAQPMSQSIPLPNVSLTSSYLRNDTSEVDDHDLMSAYSAKQKQFQQMKKELDVKQQAVLEAFDSLRNLRERLPRESGMGSGEGAVQELLVFNVADWPAEELEQLYRGAAAADTDGAMQLIESVPIDESNFNEVEAKVMKMPEQFAELCLQAFAARQELIDWVKDLLLHSDNDCGEGETMQRIAHYNSQGLQLCDALRQLKEQADCAVDTVAYFSKRMWRDQNALISVGKVLVRDVACLKQNLETQANVVDQMQSQLHSLQNGTSNVQEIRQELEEERAAKNSLKEKLATSENQHRQSRNRITKMDRQLREAEASISTLTGTVKVLEDQSRQREIQLEARARKMRESLKTGEVASGHLAQKRDALQAEVTELRDQIEKVSAKYDSTIKDLENQLKETKSALEEQTLLNHNKDLEIATARNAALAESKATVEQLLTKIRELENKIAHNVEQKQPSSREMELVAELQATKETLRVVEEEVIVFKQEKVRFLETLAKIAETDDKVGMQQKLAAELLSKEEIIGKLQVQMRELTKNDKLLTQKVVQYEQYVKVLQAHRTGVTNLEESNEDFQKEILDLRMKLLEEIHRNEELKEALAKKDHQLEQQDKTSRAQARVIKVREELINLLKNKETEQTRELLALQQDLENRMKIVDEVNKQISAKAVEIQELFATLESKQQQIHRLEKIVLMLEEQQRRSQAQRTRHEEKIAALEHELAEGCRRERKFLFF, from the exons ATGAAAAAAATCACGGGTTCTAATACGTTTTACAACGAAGTGATACTGCACCATCAACACGGCACGTTCACGAGACTGATGCCAGCATCATTTGAAT ATACGCCTGGGCCCAAATTGGTGCCGAGACCGACAGCCGCGTCAATCGCGCGCGCTGCGCTTAACGCCACCAACCGGATGCCTCCTCAGCCGCAGCGCCCAGCGTCCATTAAAACTCCCAGTTCGCCAAATTCAAAG AGAAAGACCAATATTCAACGAAATATACATGAGATCTATACAAAGGCAGATAACCAAGTGGATACAAAAATCCATGATTTAGAACCGATCGTTgataccaaaactgatgtaaaTAATTTTGAG GAGAGCATTGAGGAGACTCTATATCGGAAAGAACCGCTAGTAATATCAGAGAACCTGCAGGAAGAGCCTCATCTTGATATTGTATTGCCCTCGGACTGCGGCGAGTCGCTAGTTG ATTCTATAGATACAGCAAGCACGCTGTCCATAAGCCAACCACGAACTCCAATTGCGAGCCGTCCGCAAACTCCCAAGAGTCCAGGAATGACGCAAGCCGGAGGCACTAGGCCAAATACCCCTCATAGTGTACAGGACTCTATTCAGTCCACTACTCCCGCCAGTCGGCCGACCACGCCTCGAAAAGCTCAACCTATGTCTCAATCAATACCACTGCCCAATGTGTCACTGACCTCATCCTACCTACGTAATGATACCTCAGAGGTTGATGATCATGATCTCATGTCGGCTTACTCGGCGAAGCAAAAACAATTCCAACAAATGAAAAAGGAGTTGGATGTGAAACAA CAAGCGGTTCTAGAAGCGTTCGACAGCTTGCGCAACCTGCGTGAACGTTTACCGCGCGAGAGCGGAATGGGCAGCGGCGAGGGTGCAGTGCAAGAGTTGCTGGTGTTCAACGTCGCTGACTGGCCGGCGGAGGAGCTGGAGCAGCTGTACCGTGGCGCCGCTGCCGCAGATACCGATGGAGCGATGCAGCTTATTGAATCTGTCCCCATTG ATGAATCCAACTTTAATGAAGTAGAAGCTAAAGTGATGAAGATGCCAGAACAATTTGCTGAATTATGTCTCCAGGCGTTCGCGGCGCGACAAGAGCTCATAGATTGGGTCAAGGATCTTCTCCTGCATTCTGATAAC GACTGCGGCGAAGGGGAGACGATGCAGAGAATTGCTCATTACAACTCGCAGGGGCTCCAGCTTTGCGACGCTTTGCGGCAACTTAAAGAACAAGCAGACTGTGCAGTGGATACAGTAGCATATTTTTCCAA ACGAATGTGGAGAGATCAAAATGCATTAATTAGTGTTGGAAAAGTCCTAGTCCGGGACGTGGCGTGTCTCAAGCAGAACCTCGAAACGCAAGCGAATGTCGTCGACCAAATGCAGTCGCAGTTACATAGTTTACAAAATGGAACTAGTAATGTACAG gaaatacGCCAAGAATTGGAGGAAGAAAGAGCAGCAAAAAATTCGCTTAAAGAAAAACTTGCTACGTCTGAGAATCAACATCGGCAGTCTCGCAATCGGATTACCAAAATGGACCGTCAACTTCGAGAAGCTGAAGCAAGCATATCCACTTTAACTGGCACTGTAAAAGTGCTTGAAGATCag TCCCGACAAAGAGAGATACAACTGGAAGCACGGGCCAGAAAAATGAGGGAATCACTAAAAACTGGTGAAGTGGCGAGTGGTCATTTAGCACAGAAACGTGATGCACTACAAGCTGA AGTAACAGAATTGAGAGACCAGATTGAAAAAGTATCGGCTAAATATGACTCTACTATTAAAGATTTAGAAAATCAGTTAAAAGAAACTAAGTCAGCTTTGGAGGAACAGACTTTGTTAAATCATAACAAGGACTTGGAAATAGCAACTGCGAGGAATGCAGCTTTAGCAGAGAGCAAGGCCACAGTTGAGCAACTGCTTACCAAAATAAGGGAACTTGAGAATAAGATCG CACACAACGTTGAACAAAAACAACCATCTTCACGAGAAATGGAATTGGTAGCAGAACTGCAAGCAACAAAAGAAACACTGCGAGTGGTAGAAGAAGAAGTAATAGTGTTCAAACAGGAGAAAGTTCGATTCTTGGAAACGCTTGCAAAAATTGCT GAGACAGACGACAAAGTAGGGATGCAGCAAAAATTGGCGGCGGAACTTCTCAGCAAAGAGGAAATAATAGGCAAGCTGCAGGTTCAAATGAGAGAATTAACCAAGAATGATAAATTACT TACTCAGAAAGTTGTTCAATATGAGCAATATGTTAAGGTTTTGCAAGCACATCGAACTGGAGTCACGAATTTGGAAGAAAGTAACGAAGATTTTCAAAAAGAG ATCCTAGATTTACGAATGAAGCTTTTAGAAGAAATTCACCGGAATGAGGAGCTGAAGGAAGCGCTAGCAAAGAAGGATCACCAGCTGGAGCAGCAAGACAAGACGTCACGAGCCCAGGCAAGAGTCATCAAG GTGCGCGAGGAACTGATCAACCTGCTAAAGAACAAGGAGACGGAGCAAACCCGCGAGCTATTGGCGCTGCAACAGGACCTCGAGaacagaatgaaaattgtaGACGAA
- the LOC133517027 gene encoding RB1-inducible coiled-coil protein 1-like isoform X1, translating to MKKITGSNTFYNEVILHHQHGTFTRLMPASFEYTPGPKLVPRPTAASIARAALNATNRMPPQPQRPASIKTPSSPNSKRKTNIQRNIHEIYTKADNQVDTKIHDLEPIVDTKTDVNNFEESIEETLYRKEPLVISENLQEEPHLDIVLPSDCGESLVDSIDTASTLSISQPRTPIASRPQTPKSPGMTQAGGTRPNTPHSVQDSIQSTTPASRPTTPRKAQPMSQSIPLPNVSLTSSYLRNDTSEVDDHDLMSAYSAKQKQFQQMKKELDVKQQAVLEAFDSLRNLRERLPRESGMGSGEGAVQELLVFNVADWPAEELEQLYRGAAAADTDGAMQLIESVPIDESNFNEVEAKVMKMPEQFAELCLQAFAARQELIDWVKDLLLHSDNPQDCGEGETMQRIAHYNSQGLQLCDALRQLKEQADCAVDTVAYFSKRMWRDQNALISVGKVLVRDVACLKQNLETQANVVDQMQSQLHSLQNGTSNVQEIRQELEEERAAKNSLKEKLATSENQHRQSRNRITKMDRQLREAEASISTLTGTVKVLEDQSRQREIQLEARARKMRESLKTGEVASGHLAQKRDALQAEVTELRDQIEKVSAKYDSTIKDLENQLKETKSALEEQTLLNHNKDLEIATARNAALAESKATVEQLLTKIRELENKIAHNVEQKQPSSREMELVAELQATKETLRVVEEEVIVFKQEKVRFLETLAKIAETDDKVGMQQKLAAELLSKEEIIGKLQVQMRELTKNDKLLTQKVVQYEQYVKVLQAHRTGVTNLEESNEDFQKEILDLRMKLLEEIHRNEELKEALAKKDHQLEQQDKTSRAQARVIKVREELINLLKNKETEQTRELLALQQDLENRMKIVDEVNKQISAKAVEIQELFATLESKQQQIHRLEKIVLMLEEQQRRSQAQRTRHEEKIAALEHELAEGCRRERKFLFF from the exons ATGAAAAAAATCACGGGTTCTAATACGTTTTACAACGAAGTGATACTGCACCATCAACACGGCACGTTCACGAGACTGATGCCAGCATCATTTGAAT ATACGCCTGGGCCCAAATTGGTGCCGAGACCGACAGCCGCGTCAATCGCGCGCGCTGCGCTTAACGCCACCAACCGGATGCCTCCTCAGCCGCAGCGCCCAGCGTCCATTAAAACTCCCAGTTCGCCAAATTCAAAG AGAAAGACCAATATTCAACGAAATATACATGAGATCTATACAAAGGCAGATAACCAAGTGGATACAAAAATCCATGATTTAGAACCGATCGTTgataccaaaactgatgtaaaTAATTTTGAG GAGAGCATTGAGGAGACTCTATATCGGAAAGAACCGCTAGTAATATCAGAGAACCTGCAGGAAGAGCCTCATCTTGATATTGTATTGCCCTCGGACTGCGGCGAGTCGCTAGTTG ATTCTATAGATACAGCAAGCACGCTGTCCATAAGCCAACCACGAACTCCAATTGCGAGCCGTCCGCAAACTCCCAAGAGTCCAGGAATGACGCAAGCCGGAGGCACTAGGCCAAATACCCCTCATAGTGTACAGGACTCTATTCAGTCCACTACTCCCGCCAGTCGGCCGACCACGCCTCGAAAAGCTCAACCTATGTCTCAATCAATACCACTGCCCAATGTGTCACTGACCTCATCCTACCTACGTAATGATACCTCAGAGGTTGATGATCATGATCTCATGTCGGCTTACTCGGCGAAGCAAAAACAATTCCAACAAATGAAAAAGGAGTTGGATGTGAAACAA CAAGCGGTTCTAGAAGCGTTCGACAGCTTGCGCAACCTGCGTGAACGTTTACCGCGCGAGAGCGGAATGGGCAGCGGCGAGGGTGCAGTGCAAGAGTTGCTGGTGTTCAACGTCGCTGACTGGCCGGCGGAGGAGCTGGAGCAGCTGTACCGTGGCGCCGCTGCCGCAGATACCGATGGAGCGATGCAGCTTATTGAATCTGTCCCCATTG ATGAATCCAACTTTAATGAAGTAGAAGCTAAAGTGATGAAGATGCCAGAACAATTTGCTGAATTATGTCTCCAGGCGTTCGCGGCGCGACAAGAGCTCATAGATTGGGTCAAGGATCTTCTCCTGCATTCTGATAAC CCACAGGACTGCGGCGAAGGGGAGACGATGCAGAGAATTGCTCATTACAACTCGCAGGGGCTCCAGCTTTGCGACGCTTTGCGGCAACTTAAAGAACAAGCAGACTGTGCAGTGGATACAGTAGCATATTTTTCCAA ACGAATGTGGAGAGATCAAAATGCATTAATTAGTGTTGGAAAAGTCCTAGTCCGGGACGTGGCGTGTCTCAAGCAGAACCTCGAAACGCAAGCGAATGTCGTCGACCAAATGCAGTCGCAGTTACATAGTTTACAAAATGGAACTAGTAATGTACAG gaaatacGCCAAGAATTGGAGGAAGAAAGAGCAGCAAAAAATTCGCTTAAAGAAAAACTTGCTACGTCTGAGAATCAACATCGGCAGTCTCGCAATCGGATTACCAAAATGGACCGTCAACTTCGAGAAGCTGAAGCAAGCATATCCACTTTAACTGGCACTGTAAAAGTGCTTGAAGATCag TCCCGACAAAGAGAGATACAACTGGAAGCACGGGCCAGAAAAATGAGGGAATCACTAAAAACTGGTGAAGTGGCGAGTGGTCATTTAGCACAGAAACGTGATGCACTACAAGCTGA AGTAACAGAATTGAGAGACCAGATTGAAAAAGTATCGGCTAAATATGACTCTACTATTAAAGATTTAGAAAATCAGTTAAAAGAAACTAAGTCAGCTTTGGAGGAACAGACTTTGTTAAATCATAACAAGGACTTGGAAATAGCAACTGCGAGGAATGCAGCTTTAGCAGAGAGCAAGGCCACAGTTGAGCAACTGCTTACCAAAATAAGGGAACTTGAGAATAAGATCG CACACAACGTTGAACAAAAACAACCATCTTCACGAGAAATGGAATTGGTAGCAGAACTGCAAGCAACAAAAGAAACACTGCGAGTGGTAGAAGAAGAAGTAATAGTGTTCAAACAGGAGAAAGTTCGATTCTTGGAAACGCTTGCAAAAATTGCT GAGACAGACGACAAAGTAGGGATGCAGCAAAAATTGGCGGCGGAACTTCTCAGCAAAGAGGAAATAATAGGCAAGCTGCAGGTTCAAATGAGAGAATTAACCAAGAATGATAAATTACT TACTCAGAAAGTTGTTCAATATGAGCAATATGTTAAGGTTTTGCAAGCACATCGAACTGGAGTCACGAATTTGGAAGAAAGTAACGAAGATTTTCAAAAAGAG ATCCTAGATTTACGAATGAAGCTTTTAGAAGAAATTCACCGGAATGAGGAGCTGAAGGAAGCGCTAGCAAAGAAGGATCACCAGCTGGAGCAGCAAGACAAGACGTCACGAGCCCAGGCAAGAGTCATCAAG GTGCGCGAGGAACTGATCAACCTGCTAAAGAACAAGGAGACGGAGCAAACCCGCGAGCTATTGGCGCTGCAACAGGACCTCGAGaacagaatgaaaattgtaGACGAA
- the LOC133517027 gene encoding RB1-inducible coiled-coil protein 1-like isoform X2 yields the protein MKKITGSNTFYNEVILHHQHGTFTRLMPASFEYTPGPKLVPRPTAASIARAALNATNRMPPQPQRPASIKTPSSPNSKRKTNIQRNIHEIYTKADNQVDTKIHDLEPIVDTKTDVNNFEESIEETLYRKEPLVISENLQEEPHLDIVLPSDCGESLVDSIDTASTLSISQPRTPIASRPQTPKSPGMTQAGGTRPNTPHSVQDSIQSTTPASRPTTPRKAQPMSQSIPLPNVSLTSSYLRNDTSEVDDHDLMSAYSAKQKQFQQMKKELDVKQQAVLEAFDSLRNLRERLPRESGMGSGEGAVQELLVFNVADWPAEELEQLYRGAAAADTDGAMQLIESVPIDESNFNEVEAKVMKMPEQFAELCLQAFAARQELIDWVKDLLLHSDNPQDCGEGETMQRIAHYNSQGLQLCDALRQLKEQADCAVDTVAYFSKRMWRDQNALISVGKVLVRDVACLKQNLETQANVVDQMQSQLHSLQNGTSNVQEIRQELEEERAAKNSLKEKLATSENQHRQSRNRITKMDRQLREAEASISTLTGTVKVLEDQSRQREIQLEARARKMRESLKTGEVASGHLAQKRDALQAEVTELRDQIEKVSAKYDSTIKDLENQLKETKSALEEQTLLNHNKDLEIATARNAALAESKATVEQLLTKIRELENKIAHNVEQKQPSSREMELVAELQATKETLRVVEEEVIVFKQEKVRFLETLAKIAETDDKVGMQQKLAAELLSKEEIIGKLQVQMRELTKNDKLLTQKVVQYEQYVKVLQAHRTGVTNLEESNEDFQKEILDLRMKLLEEIHRNEELKEALAKKDHQLEQQDKTSRAQARVIKVREELINLLKNKETEQTRELLALQQDLENRMKIVDEVNKQISAKAVEIQELFATLESKQQQIHRLEKIVLMLEEQQRRSQAQRTRHEEKIAALEHELAEGCRRERYAFPR from the exons ATGAAAAAAATCACGGGTTCTAATACGTTTTACAACGAAGTGATACTGCACCATCAACACGGCACGTTCACGAGACTGATGCCAGCATCATTTGAAT ATACGCCTGGGCCCAAATTGGTGCCGAGACCGACAGCCGCGTCAATCGCGCGCGCTGCGCTTAACGCCACCAACCGGATGCCTCCTCAGCCGCAGCGCCCAGCGTCCATTAAAACTCCCAGTTCGCCAAATTCAAAG AGAAAGACCAATATTCAACGAAATATACATGAGATCTATACAAAGGCAGATAACCAAGTGGATACAAAAATCCATGATTTAGAACCGATCGTTgataccaaaactgatgtaaaTAATTTTGAG GAGAGCATTGAGGAGACTCTATATCGGAAAGAACCGCTAGTAATATCAGAGAACCTGCAGGAAGAGCCTCATCTTGATATTGTATTGCCCTCGGACTGCGGCGAGTCGCTAGTTG ATTCTATAGATACAGCAAGCACGCTGTCCATAAGCCAACCACGAACTCCAATTGCGAGCCGTCCGCAAACTCCCAAGAGTCCAGGAATGACGCAAGCCGGAGGCACTAGGCCAAATACCCCTCATAGTGTACAGGACTCTATTCAGTCCACTACTCCCGCCAGTCGGCCGACCACGCCTCGAAAAGCTCAACCTATGTCTCAATCAATACCACTGCCCAATGTGTCACTGACCTCATCCTACCTACGTAATGATACCTCAGAGGTTGATGATCATGATCTCATGTCGGCTTACTCGGCGAAGCAAAAACAATTCCAACAAATGAAAAAGGAGTTGGATGTGAAACAA CAAGCGGTTCTAGAAGCGTTCGACAGCTTGCGCAACCTGCGTGAACGTTTACCGCGCGAGAGCGGAATGGGCAGCGGCGAGGGTGCAGTGCAAGAGTTGCTGGTGTTCAACGTCGCTGACTGGCCGGCGGAGGAGCTGGAGCAGCTGTACCGTGGCGCCGCTGCCGCAGATACCGATGGAGCGATGCAGCTTATTGAATCTGTCCCCATTG ATGAATCCAACTTTAATGAAGTAGAAGCTAAAGTGATGAAGATGCCAGAACAATTTGCTGAATTATGTCTCCAGGCGTTCGCGGCGCGACAAGAGCTCATAGATTGGGTCAAGGATCTTCTCCTGCATTCTGATAAC CCACAGGACTGCGGCGAAGGGGAGACGATGCAGAGAATTGCTCATTACAACTCGCAGGGGCTCCAGCTTTGCGACGCTTTGCGGCAACTTAAAGAACAAGCAGACTGTGCAGTGGATACAGTAGCATATTTTTCCAA ACGAATGTGGAGAGATCAAAATGCATTAATTAGTGTTGGAAAAGTCCTAGTCCGGGACGTGGCGTGTCTCAAGCAGAACCTCGAAACGCAAGCGAATGTCGTCGACCAAATGCAGTCGCAGTTACATAGTTTACAAAATGGAACTAGTAATGTACAG gaaatacGCCAAGAATTGGAGGAAGAAAGAGCAGCAAAAAATTCGCTTAAAGAAAAACTTGCTACGTCTGAGAATCAACATCGGCAGTCTCGCAATCGGATTACCAAAATGGACCGTCAACTTCGAGAAGCTGAAGCAAGCATATCCACTTTAACTGGCACTGTAAAAGTGCTTGAAGATCag TCCCGACAAAGAGAGATACAACTGGAAGCACGGGCCAGAAAAATGAGGGAATCACTAAAAACTGGTGAAGTGGCGAGTGGTCATTTAGCACAGAAACGTGATGCACTACAAGCTGA AGTAACAGAATTGAGAGACCAGATTGAAAAAGTATCGGCTAAATATGACTCTACTATTAAAGATTTAGAAAATCAGTTAAAAGAAACTAAGTCAGCTTTGGAGGAACAGACTTTGTTAAATCATAACAAGGACTTGGAAATAGCAACTGCGAGGAATGCAGCTTTAGCAGAGAGCAAGGCCACAGTTGAGCAACTGCTTACCAAAATAAGGGAACTTGAGAATAAGATCG CACACAACGTTGAACAAAAACAACCATCTTCACGAGAAATGGAATTGGTAGCAGAACTGCAAGCAACAAAAGAAACACTGCGAGTGGTAGAAGAAGAAGTAATAGTGTTCAAACAGGAGAAAGTTCGATTCTTGGAAACGCTTGCAAAAATTGCT GAGACAGACGACAAAGTAGGGATGCAGCAAAAATTGGCGGCGGAACTTCTCAGCAAAGAGGAAATAATAGGCAAGCTGCAGGTTCAAATGAGAGAATTAACCAAGAATGATAAATTACT TACTCAGAAAGTTGTTCAATATGAGCAATATGTTAAGGTTTTGCAAGCACATCGAACTGGAGTCACGAATTTGGAAGAAAGTAACGAAGATTTTCAAAAAGAG ATCCTAGATTTACGAATGAAGCTTTTAGAAGAAATTCACCGGAATGAGGAGCTGAAGGAAGCGCTAGCAAAGAAGGATCACCAGCTGGAGCAGCAAGACAAGACGTCACGAGCCCAGGCAAGAGTCATCAAG GTGCGCGAGGAACTGATCAACCTGCTAAAGAACAAGGAGACGGAGCAAACCCGCGAGCTATTGGCGCTGCAACAGGACCTCGAGaacagaatgaaaattgtaGACGAA